One region of Gigantopelta aegis isolate Gae_Host chromosome 7, Gae_host_genome, whole genome shotgun sequence genomic DNA includes:
- the LOC121377444 gene encoding ankyrin-1-like encodes MNPDEVEKFHTVIINNDECKVLQMLQEGIDVNADLNFKSPLGTAVECDHTRIAGRLIDHGADVNKADKFLKFPLITASQRGNVELVRMLLKAGANHKLKRLNGNTPLHESVSRGHVDVVRQLLLMGSDINQTNNGKETPLHLACLAGNTHIVKVLIESGANVNATVGKDGVSPIHLAAFRGSAEIVELLINNGAPVDTMKGDDCRTPLHIASIKNCIEVARLLLRNNCSVDALSMGQNEAKTPLIQAVEFDNVGIIDLLIDAGVDIDVGDYHGVTPLISAIFKSNARVVVRLVRANCDVNKPSTNGLSPLDAALMRNEFNIVKILLLAGCSVRKCELVELEKLDSDLINVKDREEIFSFVCCPSRLLHLCRKAILEKLGHLPCHKMRNLPLPVNLKKYLTFPEFEEKNLYPFDVEEQDELCIQRKQDDTPANAAVNFYFS; translated from the exons ATGAATCCAGATGAAGTTGAGAAATTTCACACAGTCATCATAAATAATGATGAATGTAAAGTTCTCCAAATGCTACAGGAAGGAATTGATGTCAATGCAGATCTCAACTTTAAGTCTCCTCTAG GTACCGCAGTGGAGTGTGACCACACTAGAATTGCTGGCCGCCTCATTGACCATGGGGCCGATGTCAACAAGGCCGACAAGTTCCTCAAGTTCCCGCTGATCACTGCCAGTCAGCGAGGCAACGTGGAACTGGTACGCATGTTGCTGAAGGCTGGAGCAAACCACAAGCTGAAGAGACTCAAtg GCAACACCCCACTTCACGAGAGTGTCAGTCGTGGACATGTCGACGTGGTGCGACAACTTCTGTTGATGGGGAGCGACATCAACCAGACGAACAACGGCAAGGAGACGCCGCTACACCTGGCCTGTCTGGCAGGAAATACTCACATCGTCAAG GTGCTGATTGAATCTGGTGCTAACGTTAATGCAACTGTTGGTAAAGATGGCGTATCACCCATTCATCTTGCTGCATTCCGAGGGTCGGCAGAAATCGTCGAGTTGTTGATAAACAATGGCGCTCCTGTTGATACTATGAAAGGGGATGACTGTCGTACACCACTACACATCGCTAGCATAAAGAACTGTATTGAG GTTGCCAGACTTCTCTTGAGAAACAACTGTAGTGTAGATGCACTAAGCATGGGACAAAATGAAGCCAAAACTCCGCTGATCCAAGCTGTGGAATTCGACAACGTTGGAATTATTGATCTGTTAATAGACGCAGGAGTGGACATCGATGTAGGCGACTATCACGGAGTTACCCCCCTTATCAGTGCAATCTTCAAGTCGAACGCCCGCGTCGTGGTGCGACTGGTGCGAGCCAACTGTGACGTGAACAAACCCAGCACGAATGGGTTGTCTCCCTTGGATGCGGCATTAATGCGTAACGAGTTTAACATTGTTAAGATTCTACTTCTAGCCGGATGCAGCGTTCGAAAGTGTGAACTTGTTGAACTGGAAAAGCTAGATTCTGATCTGATAAATGTAAAGGACAGggaagaaatattttctttcgTCTGCTGTCCATCACGGTTATTGCATCTCTGTCGAAAAGCTATACTGGAAAAACTAGGTCACCTGCCATGTCACAAGATGAGAAATCTTCCACTGCCCGTGAATCTGaagaaatatttgacatttccAGAATTTGAGGAGAAGAATTTGTATCCATTTGATGTGGAGGAACAAGATGAGTTGTGCatacaaagaaaacaagatGACACGCCAGCAAATGCAGCTGTTAATTTCTACTTTAGTTAG